One genomic window of Quercus robur chromosome 6, dhQueRobu3.1, whole genome shotgun sequence includes the following:
- the LOC126688631 gene encoding glutathione transferase GST 23-like: MAKQEVKLLSFWPSPFAWRVEWALKLKGVDYEYIEEDVFNKSSLLLELNPVHKMVPVLIHDGKVILESFIILEYIDETWKQNPLLPQHPYEIAQARFWAKFAEEKLMEAAWTAMWSLGEKKENSRKLAIEAVEKIEEVIKGKKFFGGESIGYLDIALGWIAYWLPIMEEVGSTQIVDPAKFPAIIAWMKNFLNHGLIKHNLPPRDRMLVYFHELWRSKTLSAVQQG; this comes from the exons ATGGCGAAGCAGGAGGTGAAACTTTTGTCATTTTGGCCTAGCCCATTTGCCTGGAGGGTTGAATGGGCTCTAAAGCTGAAGGGTGTTGATTATGAGTACATTGAAGAAGATGTCTTCAACAAGAGCTCTCTTCTTTTGGAGCTGAACCCAGTTCATAAAATGGTTCCAGTCTTGATTCATGACGGGAAAGTCATCCTTGAATCATTCATCATTCTTGAATACATCGATGAGACCTGGAAACAAAATCCACTGCTGCCTCAACATCCTTATGAAATAGCCCAAGCACGATTTTGGGCTAAATTCGCAGAAGAGAAG CTTATGGAAGCGGCATGGACTGCTATGTGGTCCCtaggagagaaaaaggagaattCACGAAAATTAGCCATAGAGGCTGTGGAAAAGATAGAGGAAGtgataaaagggaaaaagttTTTTGGAGGGGAAAGCATTGGGTATTTGGACATTGCACTGGGATGGATCGCTTACTGGCTGCCTATTATGGAGGAAGTTGGGTCCACGCAGATTGTGGATCCTGCAAAATTTCCTGCCATCATTGCATGGATGAAGAATTTTCTGAATCACGGACTGATCAAACACAATTTACCACCTAGGGACAGAATGCTTGTTTATTTTCATGAGCTTTGGCGTAGCAAAACCTTGTCGGCTGTCCAGCAGGGGTGA